The following coding sequences lie in one Cloeon dipterum chromosome 1, ieCloDipt1.1, whole genome shotgun sequence genomic window:
- the LOC135948525 gene encoding phosphoenolpyruvate carboxykinase [GTP]-like, which produces MAKLLNISYRGHGRVLNKFLHILPAEISALRVGSRNVQSAAAAALTPKLQSFIEKNVALCQPDKVHICDGSEAENEALVSAMVKLGTLEPLPKYKNCWLARTDPQDVARVESRTFMSTENKSDTVPSGSATKCTLGNWISPDDLNKEVQERFPGCMKGRTMYVVPFSMGPITSPLAKLGVELTDSPYVAASMRIMTRMGSSALQAIQNGSDFIECLHSVGRSAESNNPWPCEPERTIIAHKPASNEIISYGSGYGGNSLLGKKCLALRIGSTIAKREGWLAEHMLILGITNPQGVKRYIAGAFPSACGKTNLAMLTPTLPGYKVECVGDDIAWMKFDSEGRLRAINPENGFFGVAPGTSYSTNPNAMKTIFKNTVFTNVAKTSDGGVYWEGMEMDSNVQVTDWRGQPWTKENGKNAAHPNSRFCTPAGQCPIIDPAWESPEGVPIDAILFGGRRPQGVPLVYEAFDWKHGVFVGAAMRSEATAAAEFKGKVIMHDPFAMRPFFGYNFGHYLNHWLNLEKTAGREMPKIFHVNWFRKNAQGKFLWPGFGDNVRVLEWVLNRLEGNDAIAEKTAIGYIPSEGAMNLEGLSEPVDTKELFSVPKEFWLSEVEQIKKYFDEQVGSDLPNTIAEQLHQLRNRVDSM; this is translated from the exons ATGGCCAAGCTGCTCAATATTTCTTACAG GGGTCATGGACGGGTGTTGAACAAATTCCTGCACATTTTACCCGCTGAGATATCAGCTCTCAGGGTTGGCAGCAGGAATGTTCAaagtgccgccgccgccgcactgaCTCCGAAG TTGCAATCGTTCATTGAGAAAAATGTAGCCCTTTGCCAGCCTGACAAGGTTCATATCTGTGATGGCTCGGAGGCTGAGAATGAGGCTCTCGTTTCCGCCATGGTCAAACTCGGCACTCTTGAACCCCTGCCGAAATACAAAAACTG CTGGCTAGCGCGCACCGACCCTCAGGACGTGGCTCGCGTGGAGAGTCGCACCTTTATGAGCACCGAGAACAAGAGCGATACCGTTCCCTCTGGCTCAGCTACCAAATGCACCTTGGGCAACTGGATCTCTCCCGACGACCTGAACAAGGAGGTCCAAGAACGATTTCCGGGTTGCATGAAAG GGCGAACGATGTATGTGGTTCCCTTCAGCATGGGGCCCATTACATCCCCACTGGCAAAATTGGGAGTCGAATTGACGGATTCCCCTTACGTGGCCGCCTCGATGCGCATCATGACCCGAATGGGCTCCTCCGCACTGCAGGCAATTCAGAACGGATCCGACTTCATCGAATGTTTGCACTCGGTCGGCAGGTCTGCCGAGTCAAACAACCCGTGGCCTTGCGAGCCAGAGAGGACTATCATTGCGCACAAGCCAGCTTCTAACGAGATCATCTCATACGGAAGCGGCTACGGCGGAAATTCTCTGCTCGGCAAGAAATGCCTAGCGCTCAGAATCGGCTCTACCATTGCGAAACGAGAAGGATGGCTTGCGGAGCACATGCTT ATCTTGGGAATCACGAATCCACAGGGCGTGAAACGATACATCGCTGGGGCCTTCCCAAGTGCTTGCGGCAAAACGAACCTTGCGATGCTCACACCGACCCTGCCAGGGTACAAGGTGGAGTGCGTTGGTGATGACATTGCGTGGATGAAATTCGATAGCGAAGGAAGACTGAGAGCAATTAACCCTGAAAACGGGTTCTTCGGGGTTGCTCCTG GCACCTCATACAGCACTAATCCAAACGCAATGAAgactattttcaaaaatactgTGTTCACAAACGTCGCCAAAACCTCAGACGGCGGTGTGTACTGGGAAGGAATGGAGATGGACTCCAATGTGCAGGTCACTGATTGGAGGGGCCAGCCATGGACCAAAGAGAACGGAAAGAATGCTGCGCACCCAAATTCAAG ATTTTGCACTCCTGCGGGTCAGTGCCCAATTATCGATCCCGCGTGGGAATCACCAGAAGGAGTTCCTATCGATGCAATTCTTTTTGGTGGGCGAAGACCGCAGGGTGTGCCACTCGTTTACGAGGCGTTCGACTGGAAGCATGGGGTATTTGTTGGAGCTGCCATGCGATCAGAAGCAACCGCTGCTGCCGAATTCAAG GGCAAAGTTATAATGCACGATCCATTCGCGATGAGACCCTTCTTTGGATATAACTTTGGCCACTACCTGAACCACTGGCTCAATTTGGAGAAGACTGCCGGAAGGGAAATGCCAAAGATATTCCATGTCAACTGGTTCCGCAAGAATGCGCAg GGCAAGTTCCTGTGGCCTGGATTTGGTGATAATGTACGCGTGCTCGAGTGGGTGCTGAACAGGCTGGAAGGAAATGACGCCATCGCCGAGAAGACCGCCATCGGCTACATTCCCTCTGAAGGAGCAATGAATCTTGAAGGACTGAGTGAGCCGGTCGACACGAAGGAGCTGTTCAGTGTTCCCAA
- the LOC135948528 gene encoding PHAF1 protein CG7083 has translation MQKMLELEVLPEKSLGCQSWEFILGMHFSQAVSVIQSQIGIIKGVHVLYSESDPLNFDLILDLTHDGIRLLFHPVSQRLKVIEVYNMKLVKLKYCNIVFNSQEVVPTVEQIENSFGATHPGMYDREKQLFVLNFRGLTFYFPAESNYQPDYALGLGSLQFPSGSSPVLTCMAIYDGNNPSETMPPDMPVCVYMNNIYLKKLEVIREPLKTTGVRLHLYSEGPSRYFELKSKSMVKEVYFGDTCQSVLSSLGTPSRVYYKSEDKMKIHSPNSNKKPSDTHSDYFYNYFTLGLDILFDSKTQLVKKFVLHTNYPGHYNFNMYHRCEFELVLPHDSCDNSKKLINIPCQTVTITSLSQWDAVAEQINPSARPVVLNRSSSTNTTNPFGSTFCYGYQDIIFEVMPNSHIASVTLHSEVE, from the exons ATGCAGAAAATGCTGGAGTTGGAAGTGCTGCCTGAAAAGTCATTGGGATGTCAAAGTTGGGAATTTATACTCG GAATGCACTTCTCCCAAGCAGTGTCTGTGATTCAGTCGCAGATAGGCATAATCAAGGGAGTGCACGTCCTCTACAGTGAATCG GATCCACTTAACTTTGATCTCATCTTGGACCTCACACATGATGGCATTCGCCTGTTGTTCCACCCTGTCAGTCAAAGATTGAAG gtCATTGAAGTGTACAACATGAAACTGGTGAAACTTAAGTATTGCAACATTGTTTTCAACTCCCAAGAAGTTGTGCCCACTGtagagcaaattgaaaattcattcgGTGCCACTCACCCTGGGATGTATGACCGTGAAAAGCAATTGTTTGTCCTGAATTTCCGTGGCTTGACCTTCTATTTCCCAGCGGAATCAAATTACCAA ccagATTATGCCCTGGGTCTAGGTTCCCTACAATTTCCAAGTGGTTCTAGCCCAGTGCTTACCTGCATGGCTATTTACGATGGCAATAACCCCTCTGAAACAATGCCTCCTGATATGCCAGTCTGTGTCTACATGAACAACATTTACCTGAAGAAGCTAGAAGTCATCAGGGAGCCTTTGAAGACCACAGGAGTTCGCCTTCACCTCTACAGCGAAG GTCCGTCAAGATACTTTGAGCTCAAAAGCAAGAGCATGGTCAAAGAAGTATACTTTGGAGACACTTGTCAGTCGGTCCTCAGCTCGCTTGGTACGCCCTCAAGGGTTTACTACAAGTCCGAGGACAAGATGAAAATTCACAGCCCCAACTCCAACAAGAAGCCGTCAGACACACACTCTGATTACTTCTACAATTATTTCACGCTCGGACTT GACATTCTGTTTGATTCGAAAACGCAACTTGTCAAGAAGTTTGTGCTTCACACCAATTATCCTGGGCACTACAATTTCAATAT gtaTCACCGCTGTGAGTTTGAACTGGTCCTTCCGCATGACAGCTGCGATAACAGCAAAAAACTCATCAACATCCCCTGCCAGACGGTCACA ATTACGTCCCTGAGCCAGTGGGACGCAGTCGCTGAGCAAATCAACCCGAGCGCTCGGCCCGTGGTGCTCAACCGTTCATCCTCGACCAACACGACAAACCCCTTTGGCTCCACCTTCTGTTACGGCTACCAGGACATTATCTTTGAAGTGATGCCAAACAGCCATATCGCCTCCGTCACCCTGCACAGCGAAGTTGAATAA